A window of the Polaribacter sp. HaHaR_3_91 genome harbors these coding sequences:
- a CDS encoding Crp/Fnr family transcriptional regulator, producing MSKCEQCIIRQFNSLQHLTKEELVKISNCKTTKVIKKGEAIFEEGERLKGVFCIKDGVCKVSKMSENGRNQIISLVTKGDLLGERSLISDEASNLKAVALNDMQVCFIPKEEILKDLSKNPNFTMNVLKDMAQTLKQADNVIVDMAQKTVKQRLAETLLKLHKKFGTNREGTIDIHLSREDIANIIGTATESAIRLLSELKKKNIIEFKGKDISILNSIELDKIAQGF from the coding sequence ATGAGTAAATGCGAGCAATGTATTATTCGTCAATTTAATTCCCTACAACACTTAACTAAAGAAGAGTTAGTTAAGATCTCTAACTGTAAAACAACTAAAGTTATAAAAAAAGGTGAGGCTATTTTTGAGGAAGGTGAGCGATTAAAAGGTGTTTTTTGTATTAAGGATGGTGTTTGCAAGGTTTCTAAAATGAGTGAAAATGGTAGAAATCAAATTATTAGTTTAGTTACCAAAGGTGACTTATTAGGAGAAAGAAGTTTAATATCTGACGAAGCATCTAATCTTAAAGCAGTTGCCTTAAATGATATGCAAGTCTGTTTTATCCCTAAAGAAGAAATTTTAAAGGACCTATCTAAAAACCCAAACTTTACCATGAATGTGCTTAAAGACATGGCACAAACTTTAAAACAGGCTGATAACGTTATTGTAGATATGGCTCAAAAGACCGTAAAACAACGTTTAGCCGAAACACTTCTAAAGCTTCATAAAAAATTTGGCACAAACAGAGAAGGCACAATAGACATCCACCTTTCTAGAGAAGATATTGCTAATATTATAGGAACAGCAACAGAGTCTGCAATTCGCTTACTTTCTGAGTTAAAAAAGAAGAATATTATTGAGTTTAAAGGAAAGGATATCTCAATATTAAATAGTATTGAATTAGACAAAATTGCTCAAGGATTCTAA
- the metF gene encoding methylenetetrahydrofolate reductase [NAD(P)H], protein MKVTDHIKNANGKTLFSFEVIPPQKGKNIQDLYNNIDPLMEFNPPFIDVTTSREEYVYVDKGNGLLDKRITRMRPGTVGICASIMHKYKVDAIPHLLCGGFTKEETEYVLVDCHYLGLDNVVALRGDARKDESYFKATQGGNAFASDLVQQISDLNKGKYLHDDIKVEHNYDFCVGVAGYPEKHMESPSLNTDLKRLKQKVDAGADYVVTQMFFDNNKYFEFVKKAREIGITVPIIPGIKPLAVKRHLQILPQVFKIDLPEDLIDAVEGCKDNKAVRQVGIEFAIQQSKELKEAGVPFLHYYSMGKSDNIHAIASKLF, encoded by the coding sequence ATGAAAGTTACAGATCACATTAAAAATGCAAATGGTAAAACATTATTTTCTTTTGAAGTAATACCACCTCAGAAGGGAAAAAATATTCAAGATTTATACAATAATATAGATCCTTTAATGGAATTTAATCCACCTTTTATAGACGTAACAACTTCTAGAGAAGAATATGTTTATGTGGATAAAGGAAATGGACTTTTAGACAAGAGAATTACTAGAATGCGCCCAGGAACGGTAGGTATTTGTGCTTCTATTATGCATAAATATAAGGTAGATGCAATTCCGCATTTACTGTGTGGAGGTTTTACCAAAGAAGAAACAGAATACGTCTTGGTAGATTGCCATTATTTAGGATTAGATAACGTGGTTGCCTTGAGAGGTGATGCTAGAAAAGATGAATCTTATTTTAAAGCAACTCAAGGAGGTAACGCTTTTGCGAGCGATTTGGTACAACAAATATCTGATTTAAATAAAGGGAAATATTTACATGATGATATTAAAGTAGAGCATAATTATGATTTTTGCGTGGGTGTTGCAGGATATCCAGAAAAACATATGGAATCTCCATCTTTAAATACAGATTTAAAACGTTTAAAACAAAAGGTAGATGCGGGTGCAGATTATGTGGTAACGCAAATGTTTTTTGATAATAATAAATATTTCGAGTTTGTTAAAAAAGCTAGAGAAATAGGAATTACAGTGCCAATTATACCAGGAATTAAACCACTTGCTGTAAAAAGACATTTACAGATTTTACCACAAGTTTTTAAAATTGATTTACCAGAAGATTTAATTGATGCTGTAGAAGGTTGTAAAGATAATAAAGCGGTAAGACAGGTTGGTATTGAGTTTGCTATTCAGCAATCTAAGGAGTTAAAAGAAGCAGGAGTGCCATTTTTACACTATTACTCTATGGGGAAAAGTGATAATATACATGCAATTGCATCAAAATTATTTTAA
- the trxA gene encoding thioredoxin encodes MALEITDANFDELVLKSDKPVLVDFWAAWCGPCRMVGPIVDEIHTEYEGKAVVGKVDVDANQEFAAKYGVRNIPTVLIFKNGEVVDKQVGVAPKNVYTGKIDAAI; translated from the coding sequence ATGGCATTAGAAATTACAGACGCAAACTTTGACGAATTAGTATTAAAATCTGACAAACCAGTATTAGTAGATTTTTGGGCAGCTTGGTGTGGACCATGTAGAATGGTAGGACCAATTGTTGATGAAATTCATACTGAATATGAAGGAAAAGCCGTAGTTGGTAAAGTTGATGTTGATGCTAACCAAGAATTTGCAGCAAAATACGGAGTACGTAACATACCAACTGTTTTAATCTTTAAGAACGGAGAAGTTGTAGACAAACAAGTAGGTGTTGCTCCTAAAAATGTGTATACAGGAAAAATCGATGCAGCTATATAA
- the cysM gene encoding cysteine synthase CysM, producing MKTKSIIDFVGNTPLVEVQNILKKEGVTLLLKLEGNNPGGSVKDRAAYYMISEAIKRKNIKKGDTLVEATSGNTGIALALMAKVLGVNMVLTMPENSTIERVKTMRAYGAKVILTPADKGIEGAIDYALKLKYKKGYFRLNQFDNFDNPKAHFNTTGPEIWRDTEGEVTHFVSAMGTTGTITGVSDYLKSQNESITIIGAQPKEGAKIPGIRKWSEEYMPAIFKAKKIDQIFEVSEEEAKEMTVRLAKEEGIFAGMSSGGSVATALKVAKSIDKGVIVAIICDRGDRYLSSDIYE from the coding sequence ATGAAAACCAAAAGTATCATAGATTTTGTTGGAAATACACCACTTGTAGAGGTACAAAATATCTTAAAGAAAGAAGGTGTTACTTTATTATTAAAACTAGAAGGAAATAATCCTGGAGGAAGTGTAAAGGATAGAGCAGCTTATTATATGATTTCTGAAGCAATCAAAAGAAAAAATATAAAGAAAGGTGATACTTTAGTAGAAGCAACAAGTGGAAACACGGGTATTGCATTGGCTTTAATGGCAAAAGTTTTAGGTGTAAATATGGTGCTTACAATGCCGGAAAACTCTACTATAGAACGAGTTAAAACGATGAGAGCTTACGGTGCAAAAGTAATTTTAACTCCTGCTGATAAAGGGATTGAAGGTGCTATTGATTATGCTTTAAAGTTAAAATATAAAAAAGGATACTTTCGTTTAAATCAGTTTGATAATTTTGATAACCCTAAAGCACATTTTAATACAACAGGACCAGAAATTTGGAGAGACACAGAAGGAGAGGTAACTCATTTTGTTTCTGCCATGGGAACTACTGGAACCATTACTGGAGTTTCTGATTATTTAAAATCGCAAAACGAAAGCATCACCATTATTGGAGCGCAGCCTAAAGAAGGAGCTAAAATACCTGGAATTAGAAAATGGTCTGAAGAATATATGCCCGCTATTTTTAAAGCTAAAAAAATAGATCAAATATTTGAAGTAAGTGAAGAAGAAGCAAAAGAAATGACGGTTCGTTTAGCAAAAGAAGAAGGCATTTTTGCAGGAATGAGTAGTGGAGGGTCTGTTGCTACCGCGTTAAAAGTAGCAAAATCAATAGATAAAGGTGTTATTGTTGCTATTATTTGCGATAGAGGAGATCGTTATTTATCATCAGATATCTACGAATAA
- a CDS encoding antibiotic biosynthesis monooxygenase — protein sequence MILEVAILNIKVGLSKDFEFNFKKAEKIISSMKGYSSHQLKKCVEQDDKYILLVSWQTIEDHEVGFRKSDEYEQWKELLHHFYEPFPIVEHYI from the coding sequence GTGATTCTAGAAGTAGCCATTTTAAACATAAAAGTAGGTCTTTCAAAAGATTTTGAGTTTAATTTTAAGAAGGCAGAAAAGATTATTTCTTCTATGAAAGGATATAGCTCTCATCAATTAAAGAAATGTGTTGAACAAGATGATAAATATATTTTATTGGTGAGTTGGCAAACAATAGAGGATCACGAGGTTGGATTTAGAAAATCTGATGAATATGAACAATGGAAAGAATTATTGCATCATTTTTATGAACCATTTCCAATAGTAGAACATTACATATAA
- the metH gene encoding methionine synthase, translating to MKVKQTKYMRLSGLEPLVLNENSNFINVGERTNVAGSRKFLRLIKNEQFDEALDIARHQVDGGAQIIDINFDDGLIDGKQAMVRFLNLIAAEPDICRVPIMIDSSKWEIIEAGLQVVQGKCVVNSISLKEGKEKFIWEAKQIKRYGAAVIVMAFDAEGQADNYDRRIEIAKKSYDILVDEVGFPSEDIIFDLNIFPVATGMDEHRRNAIDFIEATRWVRENLPNASVSGGVSNVSFSFRGNDGVREAMHSVFLYYAIQAGMNIGIVNPALLEVYDNIPKDLLERVEDVILDRREDATERLLDFADTVKGSKVEKTVDLSWRENPLQDRITHALVKGIDAFIIEDIEQARQEATAPIEVIEGHLMIGMNVVGDLFGAGKMFLPQVVKSARVMKKAVGYLNPFIEAEKGDKQEPVGKILMATVKGDVHDIGKNIVSVVLACNNYEIVDLGVMVPPEKIIEMAISERVDAIGLSGLITPSLDEMVYLAKEMQRQNFVLPLLIGGATTSKAHTAVKIDTQYTNAVVHVNDASRAVTVVGDLLNKKTSHEYVAKMKKDYDEFRTKFLKRGKEKSYISIKEARNRKYKIDWETSEIVKPNELGIQTLEQLSLKELLPFIDWSPFFRSWDLHGKFPAILKDEVVGEQATIMYDEAQAMIKEIIAKQLLKPKAVFGLFEANTINDDDIAVKKKGGEEFIFRTLRQQLKKREGIPNHALSDFIAPKETGRTDYIGSFCVGIFGAQELAESYKAKEDDYNAIMAQAIADRFAEAMAEYLHKQVRTKHWGSDTDEGLTNDDLIKESYKGIRPAPGYPACPDHLEKETIWELLKVEENIGVTLTESMAMWPAAAVSGYYFANKESKYFGLGKITDDQVTDYSTRKGITKEKARKWLHPILAEE from the coding sequence ATGAAAGTGAAACAAACAAAATATATGCGTTTATCAGGATTAGAACCTCTAGTCTTGAATGAAAATAGCAATTTTATCAATGTAGGGGAACGTACAAATGTAGCTGGTTCTCGTAAGTTTTTACGATTGATAAAAAACGAGCAATTTGATGAAGCTTTAGATATTGCAAGACACCAAGTAGATGGTGGCGCACAAATTATAGATATTAATTTTGATGACGGTTTAATTGATGGAAAACAAGCTATGGTTCGTTTTCTAAATTTAATTGCAGCAGAACCAGATATTTGTAGAGTGCCAATTATGATTGATAGCTCTAAGTGGGAAATCATAGAAGCAGGTTTACAAGTGGTTCAAGGAAAATGCGTTGTAAATTCAATTTCACTTAAAGAAGGAAAAGAAAAATTTATTTGGGAAGCAAAACAAATAAAACGATATGGAGCTGCTGTAATTGTAATGGCTTTTGATGCCGAAGGACAAGCAGATAACTATGATCGTAGAATTGAAATTGCTAAAAAATCGTATGATATTTTAGTTGATGAAGTTGGTTTTCCTAGTGAAGATATTATTTTCGATTTAAATATATTTCCCGTTGCAACGGGAATGGATGAGCACAGAAGAAATGCCATCGATTTTATTGAAGCTACACGTTGGGTAAGAGAAAATTTACCAAATGCAAGTGTTAGTGGAGGGGTTAGTAACGTGTCGTTTTCTTTTAGAGGAAATGATGGAGTTAGAGAGGCGATGCATTCAGTATTTTTATATTATGCGATTCAAGCAGGTATGAACATAGGAATTGTAAATCCTGCACTTTTAGAAGTGTATGATAATATTCCTAAAGATTTATTAGAACGCGTAGAAGATGTAATTCTAGATAGAAGAGAAGATGCAACGGAACGTTTATTAGATTTTGCTGATACTGTAAAAGGCTCTAAAGTAGAAAAAACGGTTGATTTATCTTGGAGAGAAAACCCTTTACAAGATAGAATTACACATGCTTTGGTAAAAGGAATAGATGCTTTTATTATTGAAGATATAGAACAAGCAAGACAGGAAGCTACGGCACCAATTGAAGTGATTGAAGGTCATTTAATGATTGGAATGAATGTGGTTGGAGATTTATTTGGAGCAGGAAAAATGTTTTTGCCACAAGTAGTAAAATCTGCACGTGTAATGAAAAAAGCGGTAGGTTATTTAAATCCCTTTATTGAAGCCGAAAAAGGAGATAAGCAAGAGCCTGTTGGTAAAATATTAATGGCAACTGTAAAAGGTGATGTGCATGATATTGGGAAAAATATTGTGAGTGTTGTTTTGGCTTGTAATAACTACGAAATTGTAGATTTAGGCGTAATGGTTCCGCCAGAAAAGATTATTGAAATGGCTATTAGCGAACGTGTAGATGCTATTGGTTTGTCTGGTTTAATTACACCATCGTTAGATGAAATGGTGTATTTAGCCAAAGAAATGCAACGCCAAAACTTTGTGTTGCCTTTATTAATTGGTGGCGCAACAACTTCTAAAGCACATACAGCTGTTAAAATAGATACACAATATACCAATGCTGTGGTGCATGTAAATGACGCTTCTAGAGCAGTAACTGTTGTAGGTGATTTATTAAATAAGAAAACATCGCATGAGTACGTTGCTAAAATGAAAAAAGATTATGATGAATTTAGAACCAAGTTTTTAAAACGAGGGAAAGAAAAATCATACATCTCTATAAAAGAAGCACGTAATAGAAAATATAAAATTGATTGGGAAACGTCTGAAATTGTAAAACCAAACGAATTAGGAATTCAGACTTTAGAGCAATTAAGTTTAAAAGAATTATTACCTTTTATAGATTGGAGTCCATTTTTTAGAAGTTGGGATTTACATGGTAAGTTTCCAGCTATTCTAAAGGATGAGGTTGTTGGTGAGCAAGCTACTATTATGTATGATGAAGCTCAGGCAATGATTAAAGAAATTATTGCGAAACAATTGTTAAAGCCAAAAGCTGTTTTTGGTTTGTTTGAGGCAAACACTATAAATGACGATGATATTGCTGTAAAGAAAAAAGGAGGAGAAGAATTTATTTTTAGAACTTTACGTCAGCAATTAAAAAAGAGAGAAGGCATACCTAACCACGCTTTGTCAGATTTTATTGCACCTAAAGAAACTGGTAGAACAGATTATATAGGATCATTTTGTGTTGGTATTTTTGGAGCACAAGAATTGGCCGAAAGCTATAAGGCAAAAGAAGATGATTACAATGCAATTATGGCGCAAGCTATTGCAGATCGTTTTGCAGAAGCAATGGCAGAATACCTGCATAAACAAGTTAGGACGAAACATTGGGGTTCTGATACGGATGAAGGATTAACAAATGATGATTTAATAAAAGAAAGTTACAAAGGTATACGTCCTGCACCAGGATATCCTGCGTGTCCGGATCATTTAGAGAAAGAAACCATTTGGGAATTGCTTAAAGTGGAAGAAAACATTGGTGTTACATTAACAGAAAGTATGGCAATGTGGCCAGCTGCAGCTGTGTCTGGATATTATTTTGCAAACAAAGAATCTAAGTATTTTGGTTTGGGTAAAATAACAGATGATCAAGTAACAGATTATTCAACAAGAAAAGGTATTACTAAGGAGAAAGCTAGAAAATGGTTGCATCCAATACTTGCAGAAGAATAA
- a CDS encoding M1 family aminopeptidase, with protein MKFYLSIIVFLFLFISCDKQENQLKLEKGISFELAKYRKQQIADVVYDVHFKIPKEKEKAIASILEVKFTANDLENDVYLDFNEDASKLKSIKVNGEISEINHQKEHVIIKKKRLSLGENVIEILFEAGEKSLNRNEEFLYTLLVPDRASTLFPCFDQPDIKAKYNLKITAPKDWQVLAGGFEESSIELDDFIEHTFATSDLMSTYLFSFVAGKFTEETKNPGAFDMRFLYRENDTEKINESVDEVFQIHQKSIDFLEEFTQVKFPFQKMDFAAIPPFQYGGMEHVGAIQYRQSSLFLDKNATQKQKISRAKLIAHETSHMWFGDLVTMKWFNDVWMKEVFANFMADKIMNPVFPEVNHKLNFMMTHYPSAYSEDRTKGTNAIRQYLGNLKDAGSLYGRIIYNKAPIMMRQLEYLLGEEAFKSGVQEYIKTYANSNADWNELVAILDNKSPGNIKNWSNVWVNSSGRPIFFEEIELNEKGNVSKFVIHQKAEDGSNKVWTQSFKIKLIDKRGFEKIINIKNMGKSFDITSATKDFKPGQVLYNTNGFGYGVFPIYKKEIDTYRHINDEVSRGSQYINLYENMLIGEVTPLETFQIYISAIKDEKNELITNYLSGRIQTIFWSFLTEEDQNEVQQKVEKEVLGLLGSNVSKNIKRTLFGLYKSIAISEGGKETLYEIWNKEKKINNLFLNESDFSSLAMTLAILEHVKAIEILQEQQTRISNNDRLDRFKWLLPSLSADLQVRDAFMTSLLEKENRENESWVEAGLKNIHHPLRQKEATIYLKSVLETLEEVQLTGDIFFPKGWLASSIGQYSSKEAKVVLDQFLEEHPDYNAILLKKLLQTTDNLTRAQNIKK; from the coding sequence ATGAAATTTTACCTATCAATAATAGTTTTCCTTTTCCTTTTTATTTCTTGTGATAAGCAAGAGAATCAATTAAAACTAGAAAAGGGAATTTCTTTTGAGTTAGCCAAATACAGAAAACAGCAAATTGCTGATGTTGTTTATGATGTACATTTTAAAATTCCGAAGGAAAAAGAAAAGGCTATTGCTTCTATATTGGAAGTTAAGTTTACTGCTAATGATTTAGAAAACGATGTTTATTTAGATTTTAACGAGGATGCCTCTAAGTTGAAGTCAATAAAAGTAAACGGAGAAATATCCGAGATAAATCACCAGAAAGAACACGTTATTATTAAGAAAAAACGATTGAGTTTAGGCGAAAACGTAATAGAAATATTATTTGAAGCAGGAGAAAAATCACTCAATAGAAATGAAGAGTTTTTATATACTTTATTAGTTCCGGATAGAGCAAGTACGCTGTTTCCTTGTTTTGATCAGCCAGATATAAAAGCTAAGTACAATTTAAAAATTACTGCTCCAAAAGATTGGCAAGTTCTTGCAGGAGGGTTTGAAGAAAGTAGTATAGAGCTAGATGACTTTATAGAACATACGTTTGCAACGTCTGATTTAATGAGTACGTATTTGTTTTCTTTTGTAGCAGGTAAATTTACGGAAGAAACTAAAAATCCTGGAGCGTTTGATATGCGCTTTTTATACAGAGAGAATGATACAGAAAAGATAAATGAGAGTGTAGATGAGGTGTTTCAAATTCATCAGAAATCGATTGATTTTTTAGAGGAATTTACGCAGGTTAAATTTCCTTTCCAAAAAATGGATTTTGCTGCAATTCCGCCTTTTCAATACGGAGGAATGGAACATGTTGGTGCTATACAATACAGACAATCGTCTTTGTTTTTAGATAAGAATGCTACTCAAAAGCAAAAAATTAGCAGAGCAAAGTTAATTGCACATGAAACCTCACACATGTGGTTTGGAGATTTGGTTACCATGAAATGGTTTAATGATGTTTGGATGAAAGAGGTGTTTGCTAATTTTATGGCAGATAAAATTATGAATCCTGTTTTTCCAGAAGTAAATCATAAACTTAATTTTATGATGACGCATTACCCAAGTGCCTATTCCGAAGATAGAACAAAAGGGACAAATGCAATTCGACAGTATTTAGGAAACTTAAAAGATGCAGGGTCCTTATATGGAAGAATTATTTACAACAAAGCGCCAATTATGATGCGTCAGTTAGAGTATTTGTTGGGAGAAGAAGCTTTTAAATCGGGAGTTCAAGAATACATAAAAACTTATGCAAATTCTAATGCAGATTGGAATGAGTTGGTTGCTATTTTAGATAATAAGTCACCAGGAAACATAAAAAACTGGTCAAATGTTTGGGTGAATTCATCTGGAAGACCAATTTTCTTTGAAGAAATAGAATTGAACGAAAAAGGAAACGTAAGTAAGTTTGTAATTCATCAAAAAGCAGAAGATGGTTCTAATAAAGTTTGGACGCAATCCTTTAAAATTAAATTGATTGATAAAAGAGGTTTTGAGAAAATTATCAATATAAAAAATATGGGGAAATCTTTTGATATTACATCTGCAACAAAAGATTTTAAACCCGGACAAGTTTTATACAATACAAACGGATTTGGTTACGGTGTTTTTCCAATTTATAAGAAAGAAATTGATACTTATCGACACATAAATGATGAGGTTTCTAGAGGTTCTCAATACATTAATTTATATGAAAATATGTTGATTGGTGAAGTTACTCCGTTAGAAACGTTTCAGATTTATATATCAGCAATTAAAGATGAAAAAAATGAGTTGATTACCAATTATTTGTCAGGAAGAATTCAAACAATATTTTGGTCATTTTTAACAGAAGAGGATCAAAATGAAGTGCAGCAGAAAGTAGAAAAAGAGGTTTTAGGTTTGCTAGGAAGTAATGTATCAAAAAATATAAAAAGAACGCTGTTTGGTTTGTATAAATCAATAGCTATTTCTGAAGGAGGAAAAGAAACTTTGTATGAAATTTGGAATAAGGAGAAGAAAATTAACAACTTATTTTTAAATGAAAGTGACTTTAGTTCTTTGGCAATGACATTAGCTATTTTAGAACATGTAAAAGCAATAGAAATTTTACAAGAACAGCAAACTAGAATATCTAACAACGATAGATTAGATCGTTTTAAATGGTTGTTACCTTCGTTATCTGCAGATTTACAAGTAAGAGATGCTTTTATGACATCACTTTTAGAAAAAGAAAATAGAGAAAACGAATCTTGGGTAGAAGCAGGGTTAAAGAATATTCACCATCCGTTAAGACAAAAAGAGGCAACAATATATTTAAAATCGGTTTTAGAAACATTAGAAGAAGTGCAATTAACAGGTGATATCTTTTTTCCTAAGGGATGGTTGGCAAGTTCTATTGGTCAATATTCCTCTAAAGAAGCAAAAGTTGTTTTAGATCAGTTTTTAGAAGAGCATCCAGATTACAATGCTATTTTATTAAAGAAGTTGTTACAAACTACAGATAATTTAACGAGAGCTCAAAATATTAAAAAATAA
- a CDS encoding homocysteine S-methyltransferase family protein → MSNIYKALQERILVLDGAMGTMLQAYKFTEEDFRGERFKDYPSPLQGNNDLLSITQPEAIKTIHGKYFEAGADIIETNTFSGTTIAMADYQMEDLVYELNYQSAKIAKEVANEFTAKEPHKPRFVAGSIGPTNRTASMSPDVNDPGYRAVTFDELRIAYKQQVEALLDGGADLLLVETVFDTLNAKAALFAIEEVKDERSIDVPIMLSGTITDASGRTLSGQTAEAFLISVSHIPLLSVGFNCALGANLLQPHLQAIANKTDFAISAHPNAGLPNAFGEYDETAEEMGEQIEEYLKKDLINIIGGCCGTSPEHISEIARISEKYKPRAFVVNK, encoded by the coding sequence ATGTCAAATATATACAAAGCTTTACAAGAAAGAATTTTGGTTTTAGATGGTGCTATGGGTACCATGCTACAAGCCTATAAATTCACGGAAGAAGATTTTAGAGGAGAACGTTTTAAAGACTATCCATCACCTTTACAGGGAAATAATGACTTGTTATCAATTACACAACCAGAAGCAATTAAAACCATTCATGGTAAATATTTTGAAGCTGGTGCAGATATTATAGAAACCAATACTTTTTCTGGAACGACCATTGCAATGGCAGATTATCAGATGGAAGATTTAGTGTACGAATTAAACTATCAGTCTGCAAAAATTGCTAAAGAAGTTGCAAATGAGTTTACAGCAAAAGAACCACACAAACCTCGTTTTGTAGCAGGTTCTATTGGTCCAACAAACAGAACTGCTAGTATGTCTCCAGACGTTAATGACCCTGGTTATAGAGCAGTTACTTTTGATGAATTAAGAATTGCCTATAAACAACAAGTAGAAGCTTTATTAGATGGTGGTGCAGACTTATTGTTAGTAGAAACGGTGTTTGATACTTTAAATGCCAAAGCAGCATTATTTGCCATTGAAGAGGTAAAAGACGAACGTAGTATTGATGTTCCAATTATGTTAAGTGGTACTATTACCGATGCTTCAGGTAGAACTTTATCTGGGCAAACTGCTGAAGCTTTTTTAATTTCTGTATCACACATTCCTTTATTATCTGTAGGTTTTAATTGTGCTTTAGGAGCCAATTTATTACAGCCCCATTTACAAGCTATTGCAAACAAAACAGATTTTGCTATTTCTGCACATCCAAATGCAGGGTTGCCAAATGCTTTTGGAGAGTATGATGAAACTGCAGAAGAAATGGGTGAGCAAATAGAAGAGTATTTAAAGAAAGATTTAATTAATATTATTGGAGGTTGTTGCGGAACATCACCTGAACATATTAGCGAGATTGCAAGGATTTCGGAAAAATATAAGCCAAGAGCATTTGTTGTAAATAAATAG
- a CDS encoding DUF58 domain-containing protein — MDLSEVKSDIKNLDLLAKQVVEGFITGIHKSPFHGFSVEFSEHKLYNKGESTRHIDWKLFAKTEKLYTKKYEEETNLRCHIIIDNSASMHYPIVKKQTVDNLNKVGFSAVASASLMEILKRQRDAVGLSIYGDSYEYYAPEKGSERHRKMLLHQLEQLLISESKSSTETYKYLHEIAEKIHRRSLIFVFTDMFQPNKDNETLFEALKHLKFNKHEVVLFHTYDGETEFNFNFDNNPKKFVDVETREEINIYAENIREKYTALVGDYFKELKNKCLQYKIDYIPVDIRKGYNEVLTAYLISRKKI, encoded by the coding sequence ATGGATTTATCTGAAGTTAAATCAGACATTAAAAACCTAGACTTACTTGCTAAACAAGTAGTAGAAGGTTTTATTACTGGGATTCATAAAAGTCCGTTTCACGGGTTTTCGGTAGAGTTTTCTGAGCATAAATTATACAATAAAGGAGAAAGTACACGTCATATAGATTGGAAGCTGTTTGCAAAGACAGAGAAGTTATATACTAAAAAGTATGAAGAAGAAACCAATTTAAGGTGCCATATTATAATAGATAATTCTGCTTCTATGCATTACCCTATTGTAAAAAAGCAAACGGTAGACAATTTAAACAAAGTTGGGTTTTCTGCAGTTGCCTCGGCTTCTTTAATGGAGATTTTAAAAAGACAAAGAGATGCAGTTGGTTTAAGTATTTATGGCGATAGTTATGAATATTATGCTCCAGAAAAGGGGAGTGAGCGGCACAGAAAGATGTTACTGCATCAATTAGAGCAATTATTAATTTCAGAATCTAAGTCTTCTACAGAAACCTATAAGTATTTGCATGAAATTGCAGAGAAAATACACAGGCGTTCATTAATTTTTGTTTTTACAGACATGTTTCAACCAAATAAAGATAATGAAACACTTTTTGAAGCTTTAAAACATCTTAAATTTAATAAACATGAGGTTGTTTTATTTCATACTTATGATGGAGAAACAGAATTTAATTTCAATTTTGACAATAATCCCAAAAAATTTGTGGATGTTGAAACTCGAGAAGAAATTAATATATACGCAGAAAATATTAGAGAAAAGTACACTGCATTAGTTGGTGATTATTTTAAAGAATTGAAAAATAAATGTTTACAATATAAAATTGATTACATCCCTGTAGATATACGTAAAGGATACAATGAAGTTTTAACGGCATATTTAATTAGTAGAAAAAAAATATAA